The following proteins are co-located in the Apium graveolens cultivar Ventura chromosome 5, ASM990537v1, whole genome shotgun sequence genome:
- the LOC141660350 gene encoding protein FAR1-RELATED SEQUENCE 2-like, which yields MDNKLAYLNDSFYGDSFRSGSDVGISVVTDVSSTESESSSRNYTISPGCNIYYIPSCVVENGVPYTNQVFESVDQGFNNPKDDPKVLNKRRSVTHRCGCKAKMILNREMTTSLRNICYNSAKVNIGVSKSFSFAKEMYGGYANVGALLQDFRNFNTDLKLFIGDKDTQMMIDKFKRIQDKFKSFYYAYDVDSYGRLTKLFWADSIGRRNFELYGDAILFDATFDTNRYNLILAPFTGVDKHDRCVTFASCLLSHESVADYSWDFGHQVKAWGRNHVLIIIDQFPAITVFVRDVFSDVNGHVRSKHRLCMWHIMEKFPVKLGNRLCKETDFMEKMKTYIWSSIIETEEFERGWERVIKEFNLENNKWLQDMYALKASWIPAFFWNEPMFGLLRTTSKSESEILFFG from the exons ATGGATAATAAATTAGCATATCTTAATG ATTCGTTTTATGGAGATTCTTTTAGGAGTGGCAGTGATGTTGGTATCAGTGTTGTTACTGATGTTTCTTCAACAGAAAGTGAAAGTAGTTCGAGAAATTATACTATATCTCCTGGTTGTAATATTTATTATATACCTAGTTGTGTTGTTGAGAATGGCGTGCCTTACACTAATCAGGTTTTTGAGAGTGTAGATCAAG GGTTCAATAATCCTAAGGATGATCCAAAAGTTTTGAATAAGAGACGTTCGGTTACTCATAGGTGTGGATGTAAAGCAAAGATGATTTTGAA TCGGGAGATGACTACTAGTTTGAGGAATATCTGTTATAATAGTGCAAAGGTGAATATTGGTGTTAGTAAGTCATTTAGTTTTGCCAAGGAAATGTATGGTGGATATGCTAATGTTGGTGCTTTGCTGCAAGATTTTAGGAACTTCAATACAGATTTGAAATTGTTTATTGGTGATAAGGATACGCAGATGATGATTGACAAATTCAAACGTATCCAGgataaatttaaatccttttattaTGCTTATGATGTTGATTCTTATGGTCGTCTCACAAAGCTATTTTGGGCTGATTCTATTGGTCGTAGGAATTTTGAATTGTATGGTGATGCAATATTATTTGATGCAACATTTGATACAAATAG GTATAATTTGATTTTGGCACCATTTACTGGCGTTGACAAACACGACAGATGTGTAACTTTTGCATCTTGTCTTCTTTCACATGAGAGTGTTGCTGATTACAGTTGGGATTTTGGTCATCAGGTAAAGGCATGGGGAAGGAATCATGTTTTGATTATTATTGATCAATTTCCTGCTATAACGGTGTTTGTGCGTGATGTATTTTCTGATGTTAACGGTCATGTTCGTAGTAAGCATCGTTTATGCATGTGGCATATTATGGAGAAATTCCCAGTTAAG CTTGGTAATCGATTATGCAAGGAGACAGACTTCATGGAGAAAATGAAAACTTATATTTGGTCATCTATTATTGAAACTGAAGAGTTTGAGAGGGGATGGGAGAGAGTTATAAAGGAatttaatttagaaaataataagtGGTTACAAGATATGTATGCTCTAAAGGCTTCATGGATTCCTGCATTTTTTTGGAATGAGCCAATGTTTGGGTTACTAAGAACTACTTCAAAATCTGAGAGTGAAATCTTATTTTTTGGGTAG